Proteins found in one Thalassophryne amazonica chromosome 1, fThaAma1.1, whole genome shotgun sequence genomic segment:
- the LOC117520600 gene encoding protein EFR3 homolog B-like, which yields MQFVKFANIEEDTPSYHRSYDFFVSRFSEMCHSEHQDANIQNKIRVSGIRGLQSVVRKTVDDELQVDIWEPRHMEQIVPALLVNLEQHSQYSSGSPAEQTEVCFRELLGRAAYGHINNAIRPVLTHLDTHGLWEGQTFAVRCFHIIMYSIQLNSLYLDYFNSYSLHPVELIS from the exons ATGCAGTTTGTGAAGTTTGCAAACATCGAGGAGGACACGCCCTCGTATCATCGCAGCTACGACTTCTTTGTGTCTCGCTTCAGTGAGATGTGTCACTCCGAGCACCAAGACGCCAACATCCAGAACAA GATCCGTGTCTCGGGGATTCGTGGTTTGCAGAGCGTGGTCAGGAAGACGGTGGATGATGAGCTCCAAGTGGATATTTGGGAGCCCCGTCACATGGAGCAGATTGTCCCCGCCCTGCTGGTCAACCTGGAGCAGCACAGCCAGTACAGCAG TGGGTCTCCTGCAGAACAGACTGAGGTGTGTTTCCGAGAGCTTTTGGGTCGAGCTGCTTACGGACACATCAACAACGCCATCAGACCAGTGCTCAC GCACCTGGATACTCACGGTCTTTGGGAGGGACAAACCTTTGCTGTTAGATGTTTTCACATCATCATGTACTCCATTCAG TTGAATTCATTATATCTGGACTACTTTAACTCGTATAGTCTTCACCCAGTTGAACTCATATCTTGA